In Neovison vison isolate M4711 chromosome 11, ASM_NN_V1, whole genome shotgun sequence, one genomic interval encodes:
- the DCTN6 gene encoding dynactin subunit 6, translating into MAEKAQKSVKIAPGAVVCVESEIRGDVTIGPRTVIHPKARIIAEAGPIVIGEGNLIEEQALIINAYPDNITPDAEDPEPKPMIIGTNNVFEVGCYSQAMKMGDNNVIESKAYVGRNVILTSGCIIGACCNLNTFEVIPENTVIYGADCLRRAQTERPQPQTLQLDFLMKILPNYHHLKKTMKGSSTPVKN; encoded by the exons tgtGAAGATTGCTCCTGGAGCCGTTGTGTGCGTAGAAAGTGAAATTCGGGGTGATGTAACCATAG GACCTAGGACTGTGATCCACCCCAAAGCACGCATTATTGCCGAAGCCGGGCCCATCGTGATCGGTGAAGGTAACCTCATAGAGGAACAGGCGCTTATCATAAATGC TTACCCTGATAATATCACTCCTGATGCTGAAGATCCAGAACCGAAACCTATGATCATTGGCACCAATAATGTGTTTGAAGTTGGCTGTT ATTCTCAGGCCATGAAAATGGGAGATAATAATGTTATTGAATCAAAAG CATATGTGGGCAGAAACGTAATATTGACAAGTGGTTGCATCATTGGGGCTTGCTGCAACCTGAATACGTTTGAAGTCATCCCTGAGAATACGGTGATCTATGGTGCAGACTGCCTTCGTCGGGCACAGACTGAGCGGCCACAG CCCCAGACACTACAGCTGGATTTCCTGATGAAAATCTTGCCAAACTACCACCACCTAAAGAAGACTATGAAAGGAAGCTCAACTCCAGTTAAGAACTAA